One window from the genome of Oncorhynchus gorbuscha isolate QuinsamMale2020 ecotype Even-year linkage group LG14, OgorEven_v1.0, whole genome shotgun sequence encodes:
- the LOC123994637 gene encoding synaptophysin-like protein 1 isoform X2: protein MDCSRENEKRIKTDLYLTAIFAFGSCGGYSGRTIVSLFCSEGRNETLNATFSYPFRLNLVALVESNTTLCNHSVPVTHLVGDSASSVQFFVGVAIICFLYSIVALLVYLGYMHVYKDSDFGPMFDFGLTAAIAFLWLVCSSAWAKGLQNVKDATGTADITSTLALCKESDVSCEVTDFANMRTLNVSVVFGYLNLMVWAGNAWIVYKETRCHSQKYTARQGAGAGRGQQVPAAI, encoded by the exons ATGGATTGCAGCAGAGAGAACGAGAAGAGGATCAAAACAGATCTTTAT CTGACAGCCATCTTTGCATTTGGGAGCTGTGGGGGGTATTCTGGAAGGACTATCGTGTCACTCTTCTGCAGCGAAGGAAGGAACGAGACACTGAATGCTACTTTTAGCTATCCCTTCAG GTTAAACCTGGTTGCTCTAGTGGAGAGCAACACCACTCTGTGTAACCACTCCGTGCCCGTCACCCACCTGGTGGGAGACTCCGCCTCCTCGGTCCAGTTCTTTGTGGGCGTGGCCATCATCTGCTTCCTGTACTCTATAGTGGCGTTGCTCGTCTACCTGGGCTACATGCACGTGTACAAGGACTCTGACTTCGGCCCTATGTTT gATTTTGGCCTGACGGCAGCGATTGCCTTCCTGTGGCTCGTGTGTTCGTCAGCATGGGCCAAGGGGCTGCAGAACGTGAAGGATGCCACCGGGACGGCGGACATCACCTCCACACTGGCACTCTGCAAGGAGAGCGACGTGTCCTGCGAGGTCACTGACTTCGCCAACATGCGCACCCTCAATGTCTCTGTG GTGTTTGGGTACCTGAATCTGATGGTGTGGGCTGGGAATGCCTGGATTGTGTACAAGGAGACCCGTTGCCACTCTCAGAAGTACACTGCCCGGCAGGGGGCCGGGGCCGGGCGTGGTCAACAAGTCCCTGCTGCTATCTAA
- the LOC123994637 gene encoding synaptophysin-like protein 1 isoform X1 has product MITGFRLNLAPLKEPLGFIKFIEWLTAIFAFGSCGGYSGRTIVSLFCSEGRNETLNATFSYPFRLNLVALVESNTTLCNHSVPVTHLVGDSASSVQFFVGVAIICFLYSIVALLVYLGYMHVYKDSDFGPMFDFGLTAAIAFLWLVCSSAWAKGLQNVKDATGTADITSTLALCKESDVSCEVTDFANMRTLNVSVVFGYLNLMVWAGNAWIVYKETRCHSQKYTARQGAGAGRGQQVPAAI; this is encoded by the exons ATGATAACAGGATTTCGACTGAACTTGGCGCCTCTCAAGGAACCGCTGGGATTCATCAAATTTATAGAATGG CTGACAGCCATCTTTGCATTTGGGAGCTGTGGGGGGTATTCTGGAAGGACTATCGTGTCACTCTTCTGCAGCGAAGGAAGGAACGAGACACTGAATGCTACTTTTAGCTATCCCTTCAG GTTAAACCTGGTTGCTCTAGTGGAGAGCAACACCACTCTGTGTAACCACTCCGTGCCCGTCACCCACCTGGTGGGAGACTCCGCCTCCTCGGTCCAGTTCTTTGTGGGCGTGGCCATCATCTGCTTCCTGTACTCTATAGTGGCGTTGCTCGTCTACCTGGGCTACATGCACGTGTACAAGGACTCTGACTTCGGCCCTATGTTT gATTTTGGCCTGACGGCAGCGATTGCCTTCCTGTGGCTCGTGTGTTCGTCAGCATGGGCCAAGGGGCTGCAGAACGTGAAGGATGCCACCGGGACGGCGGACATCACCTCCACACTGGCACTCTGCAAGGAGAGCGACGTGTCCTGCGAGGTCACTGACTTCGCCAACATGCGCACCCTCAATGTCTCTGTG GTGTTTGGGTACCTGAATCTGATGGTGTGGGCTGGGAATGCCTGGATTGTGTACAAGGAGACCCGTTGCCACTCTCAGAAGTACACTGCCCGGCAGGGGGCCGGGGCCGGGCGTGGTCAACAAGTCCCTGCTGCTATCTAA